From the Cololabis saira isolate AMF1-May2022 chromosome 13, fColSai1.1, whole genome shotgun sequence genome, the window ggGTAATGCtcggcagattagcaccttcctttcgaacgtattaaatacagacgcaatcacaatccccgcaattactttctggcttggtaaatctcattgcgcgtggtaaatggacatatttgcatcttcccctcccagtatttagcgatttctggcgggtacgccccatattgattattcatcagggcaaaagtactaaatgaacagcgtgtgctattttgctcatttgagagacgcagtcctctttgcacgctgttagtagatcagctggcactttggtttgcgggtgctgtcaagttttcacacgtttttacacacgcaaacctttagtaaatcaggcccatagagTTCTCCGTGTCTTCTTAACACTTTGACCCCAAGATCCAACTGAATcgattttgatttttgatttttttatttccatttggatacaacataatacaacataaaaaaaaggtccaatatattaaatggcaccgaaaaggtataggctgaagccaaggcttattatgcctacccttttatgaacctcgactcaggaggttttatacaaaacaaaactaataatttgggttcaaacattgaaaaagaatggatatattggacaagtaacaagcaaacaagcaaagacaaaaaaaaaacaaagatgaaaacaaaacaaaaaacatactacAAATTGCAAGGAGTGATAAATTAAGTGGTTCTTGGCAAGAGACTGTACAGCGCGGAGCGCAGAGTGGCTTACAGGGCACCTGGTATGATGTGGTGCTGCTTCATCACACTTCTCGGCTAAACGGCTGCGCAGAGCGGTCGTGCAAACACTTGCTTCAATATGCTACTATCATGGTATTTATTATAATACTATCATAtcaatgttttatattaatttaatattttatttttaaacttatttttgaatttggtaaCAGTAGTGCATAGTTTTAGTTAATTTTCTAAATTATTCCATAGCTGGACCCCCTTTATTGATACACAGTTCCTCTTCGTATTGGTCTGTAcacccattttcttaaaaatacaTGAACCCCTAAGAGGATATTTGGACTACCTAACTTCAAACAGCTCCTGCATGCAGGGTGGGAGTATATTATTGTGTGCCTTGAAGATGATTAAAACTGTATTAATGTCCACTAGGTCCTCCAATTTTAGggtgtttgttttaataaagaGTGGGTTTGTTGGAGCAAGGTAGTCTGCATGGTTTATGATtcgtattgcttttttttgcagcaTGTATAGTGgtttgatgtttgttttgtagGTGTTCCCCCATAATTCCACACAATAAGTATGGAAGTATGAGGGAGCTGCAAATCTGGACTCATTGCTGAAGATAACATTGGTCCACATGATCAGGTTCCAGCGGATGTGTTGCCGACACCAGCAGAAGAAGTCAGTGGCAACATTTTTCATGGCCACAACCCAgacactcagctctgctgctcatcccacaagtCTATGTTCCTCACACATGTATCACCatttaaaaagggaaagaaacagGTTTCCAACAGTATAAGATTTATCGCCTTTGTTACAACAAAGATATAATCTTGCAAACATAaatgtccttactttttgtgcttAGTTGTGTTGTAAATGAATTGCATTTGAATAAAAGCAAGCTAATTGTGTCACCTTCACCCTTTGCAAAGTGATTAATTATGTTCGGCATATTGTTTAGGTGTAagtctctttttgttttttttttcttttatgttagATGCGCCGTGTGTGGTCACTGAGGTTTTGTGTTCTTCACACAGTGTACTTAACTGCAGGATGTACAGAAAGACAGGCACATGCTTTACTCTGGGCAAGTGTGGGCAAACCAGAGTTCCATTCATAGCCTAGATGATTAAAACTTTGCAtaacaacatgaaaaaaaaaaagtctaatgaGTAAATACTTGAGTCAGATGTGACCGAGATACATCTCTTCTGCTCAGATGGGGTTCAGCATGTTTGCAGCAGGATTACCGCCACGGATTCCAGTGACGTGGACGGGGACAGAGGCAGCCTTGGACATTTTTTGGTTTGTCAGCCTCTATGTGTAACTGCAGGAACTGCAACAACATAGATGGACCCATTGCATCACATTTCTTCTTTAACTTTCAGTTGCATttgtaaaaaaagagaaaaagatcaGTTTGAAAGAGAAATTCAAGTAGAATTTACAGAGAAGaggtttctcttttctttcctccaCCTGTGTGAGTGGGGAGATTTCCCCTTGAAACCGTGTCTCTAATtctgtaaaaatagaaataaaagccCCCTTTTCTTGATGAGTTTGGTGTTGTTATGCTTTATGTGTGTCTGTTTCAAGACATCAGAGGGATCAGCTGAGCGCTCCCCACTCCAGGAGGGGAGGAGCCGGCAGGCTGGGGATTTTATCGGTGCATTTCTTGTTTGCGTGTTTGTACAATTTTCAGTGTGTTTAAATATGGGAAACATTTTCTCGCATCACAGCTTTGATCTATATCCTCCTACTATCATTTCCCACAGGCTCGGCGGTGCACAATAAGCTGCACTGTTGTTTCAGATTCAGTCACAAGAAGCAGAAAAGCATGACTGTAAGAGTGATTTGCCCAAACTGATGAACGTGCCAAAACATCTTTTTGATCATCAGTAAATCTTGATGTCTTTGAACCTGGCTTTTATACCTTAAGACATGTCTGTGAACATGTTGAAgacttgtttttaaaatgtctgtTCGGCCCTGTGTTCTAGTGCCTTTACAATTTGAGTGTTTTAAACCAGGAACCAGTTGCTTCATACATTTACTGTAAAAACTCTTTGCTTATTTGTACACTGATAGTGCCCTCAGATAGAATATACATGACGAGAAATAATATACATCAGGGAGGTAATCTCTCCAGTTTAGAAATATCCTGTCTGCATTTTATGAAATCCCATGTGGCTGGGTAATTTTCAACAAGCATTTTGACAATGGCCTTGTCAAATCGTAGCCATCTCTGCCTCTGCCCCTTCTGCCCATTGGCACGGCAACGGGAGCAGGAGGATCACAAGTGGGAGGGCCAAACTGGCCCCTTCTCCCTTGCAGCAGAAGATGTGTGCTCCTCTGAGTGGGAACTGTTTCTGAGCGAGCTCCGACTCCTGATCCCTCAGAGCGATCAGCAGTAATTAACAGGTGCCTTGAGCTGCCTCTGTCTCCGCTGCACATCGAGAGGCCTCTTCACCTCAAGTGCatccagagaagaagaactcttGCGGctccgtgaagcatggaggccagagaaggagagagaagcgTGGACACCTGCGCCTGCGCCCTGGAGCTGCTGGGGATGCTGGTCTACGTCGGGGCTTGGCTGTGTGCTTTAGCCACCACTATCCTACCACAGTGGCTGACCATGTCCACGGCCCTGCTGCCGGTGGAGAGCTACGAGCTGGGCCTGTGGGAGACCTGCGTGGTCCAGGATGTCGGAGGCATGGAGTGCAGAACCTACGACAGTCTGCTGGGCCTTTCCAGCGACATCAAGCTGGCCCGCATCCTGATGTGTGCTTCCCTCACCGTGGGCATGCTGGGGATCCTGATGACCATACCTGGACTACATCTGGTGAAAAGCTGCAAAGAGGACGGCAGCTGTCGAAAGAAGAGGGCTTTGACTGTCCTGGGAGGGGTGCTGGGGGTGATCTCTGGAGTGCTGTGTCTGATCCCCGTGTCCTACATGGCCCATTTAGCCGTGGTGCATTTCTTTGACGAGAAGGTGCCGGAGGTGGTGCCTCGGTGGGAGTTCGGAGACGCCTTGTTCTGCGGCTGGGCGGCAGGATTCCTCCTCATCGTGGCCGGCCTGCTCATAGTGTGCTCCTGCGTGTGCTCGCACGAGGAGCCCCAGCCGGCGCTGCAGCGGAGATACCAGGTGATGAGCACAGATGGAAACCTTCGGAAACGCTGCGAGTACGTTTGAAGGaggaactgctcatgtgaagaCTGACAGCACGGCACAATCACCTGTAGAGCTGCAACGTCAGACTGCTTTGCACCAATAATGGACTTTATAAATACCTTTGATTAGTACAAATTATATTTTCCTTTTATCTCACATTCTGGGGTGGCTTCAGGTTCATTTATCAACACCAACAAAGAACAATCTATATTTTCAGCTTGTACATTGTTGTGATTGTAAATTATTGTTAATGATAGAATATTAAGGTTGCATCTTTAAGTACAAATCATTCTGTTTCTTGTTAGGTTTGCTTATTGTGCAGCATATTCAGATGATTGGCGTAAATTGCGTAATGTTATTCATTAAAATGTCCCTTTTCTTTACTGGTATATATTACCCAATGAAATATGCTGGATatgtttatttttcaatttattttggtAAACCGCAAGGGTGGTACAGAAGAGAAACGTCCTGGTTTGTCAGGCGTGTCTGCAGCGGTGGAAACACAGCTTGAGTCTAATTCCAGCAGATTTCCTGGTCACTCGCTGGGCTAAGCTGTGTTTAATGAACGCTTTAATGGGCAGTGTGTACTGTGAAGAATGCAGAACAAGTTGACATGATTACAACGGTTTGCCACGATCAGAGTGTCTGTCTGTATAGTTTCCACACACACAGGTGCAGCAACGTATGTGTGTGCCGCGTaagagaggaggatgatttATGAACCTTCACATCCAATTGATGGTCCTCCTTTAAAGGATTCAGCTCCCAGAGAATGAAGTTAATGAGAGATAATGATGTTGTCGCAGGAGCGTACGTCTCTTGAGGGGCCCGAGACATGCCAGACTTCCCTTCTAAGTGGCTGCCAGTGGTTCTGCCGGGCCTCCCGGAGCCAGAGACGCAGGGAGACGGTGGAGAGGCAGGAGCTGAGGTCTGACTCAGCCTGCAGGGAGAGCCAGTCGTGCTCCAGTGTTAAGTGTGGTTATCAACAGGAGGGCTCCAAAAACAATTTAAGAGATTATTTTGTTGAGGGTCACGAGGTTCCAACCGTTCTGAGGTTGGGCAGTGCCGCAGCAAGAAGGAaatgaggttaaaaaacaagGAGTTATGTCTAAATACATCTGATTACAAACAAACAAGCCTGCTCCGAGGGGACTGATAAGCACACTGCT encodes:
- the LOC133458230 gene encoding putative claudin-24, with the translated sequence MEAREGERSVDTCACALELLGMLVYVGAWLCALATTILPQWLTMSTALLPVESYELGLWETCVVQDVGGMECRTYDSLLGLSSDIKLARILMCASLTVGMLGILMTIPGLHLVKSCKEDGSCRKKRALTVLGGVLGVISGVLCLIPVSYMAHLAVVHFFDEKVPEVVPRWEFGDALFCGWAAGFLLIVAGLLIVCSCVCSHEEPQPALQRRYQVMSTDGNLRKRCEYV